DNA from Bacteroidales bacterium:
TTAACCCCAAGGCCTTGGATGATTATCAACAAAAATATAAAGAAAAGAAAATCAATCAACTAAAGAAGAGAATCGCTCAACTTGAAGCTGCTTGAAAAAAGAAGTTATATAAGAGGTGGTCATTAAGAAGTTATTTTTTAATTATTGACTAATGACCATTGACCAATGACTACAGATAGAACCTCCATGCGCAAAAATACCCTTCAGGATGCGGATCAGGCGGGCAGGAAATACACCCGGTCTTTATCAGCGGATTGATAGTCTGTGCAAAAGTCGTGTATTCAACCAAACCGCCGGATTTACAGGGATAATCCTCGAGCCCTTTGTGCTTACGGGCTGCCTGGACGCGGCATTCATTCATCCGGAATACAAAACTGGCGGGTGTTTCTTCAACAATTGATTGCTTGTTGATGGTGGCATAAAGCCTGAACTGCAATGCTGTTTTCAGTCCTTCCAGCCCGGGGTTTTCGGGTAAATTGAGAAAATTCATTATTGACCAGGCCTCGAAGGGTGAGAAATGTGCCCAGCATGTGTCGTTGCAACGTTTGGCATCGAACTGACCATGGCTGAACTCAACCGCCTGGAACCAGATACCATCGTTAGCCAGCCAGTTTATGGCCACGCTTTCGATCAGTTTATCCATCTTTTCTTCCGGAAGATCGAGTAATGGGCCGGGAATATTGTCTTTCATCTCAAAACCGAGGGTCTTGGCCAGACGGCTGAGCTGGATGCCGGAACTTCTTGAATAGGCTTCTTTCAGCACTTCAAATGCTTTGTCGCGCCCATACTGATGCCGGACTTCTGCAAACCACATGGCATGATGCATCATGATCCGGTGAAAAAAGTCCATTAGCAAACGGGCCTTCTGTTCTTTGTTCAGGCTGTCTTGTGTTTGATAATTGCCGTCCATTTTACTGGGTGAATTTTTTTATCATGGGCAGGCTGGTCAGGATGTTCGACAGGATATCCTGGGATATCTCACTGCCATATTCCTTGAGTTTTTCGAGTATCAAAACACGTTTAG
Protein-coding regions in this window:
- a CDS encoding DUF6125 family protein; protein product: MDGNYQTQDSLNKEQKARLLMDFFHRIMMHHAMWFAEVRHQYGRDKAFEVLKEAYSRSSGIQLSRLAKTLGFEMKDNIPGPLLDLPEEKMDKLIESVAINWLANDGIWFQAVEFSHGQFDAKRCNDTCWAHFSPFEAWSIMNFLNLPENPGLEGLKTALQFRLYATINKQSIVEETPASFVFRMNECRVQAARKHKGLEDYPCKSGGLVEYTTFAQTINPLIKTGCISCPPDPHPEGYFCAWRFYL